The sequence below is a genomic window from Rhinopithecus roxellana isolate Shanxi Qingling chromosome 19, ASM756505v1, whole genome shotgun sequence.
agagtttgttttttgagacggagtctcgctctgccgcccaggctggaggtgcagtggcgtgatctcttctcactgcaagctccgcctcccgggttcacgccatgtcctgcctcagcctccccagtagctgggactacaggcgcccaccagctcgccgggctaattttttttttttttttttttggtagagatggggtttcaccatgttagccaggatagtctccatctcctgacctcatgatccgcccgcctcagcctcctaaaatgctggaattacaggcatgagccaccgtgcccagccgagagATTCTTTTTAGATGGGGAAGTTTCAAGGAAGAATTAATTCATCAGTCGGCATTTGAGTCAAGTTGTGAAATATTTGAGCAGGTGCTGTTGGAGGGAAACCATTGCAGGTGGGGAAAACAGCATGAGCAAGGAGCTGGAAAATCACAGGGTTGCAATCCAATGCTTGTGTTAAAATGGACCTGACAAGAAAAAGGAAGGTAGTCAACTATCCTTTAATATAATATGAAGAGCTATCACCCTTTGATTTGTTGATTTGCAAAGCATTATCATTTACCAACTCTGTCAATGATAATCAGGCCAGAGGATGATTTCTGCCCTCCTCCAAGTCATGTGATCTTAGAACTTTAAGGAACTCTTGGAGATTACCGCATCCACATTTTCATCCATGTGGCATCCCCTCTGCAGCTTCCCCATGGCCTGAGCGCGCACCGTGGAGACCTCATTTGGAAGGTTGGTCATTGAGATAGCCTCACATTGGAGACATCCCCTTGCTGTAGAGGCTCCAATGAGATTCACGTTATCCACATGAAACTGCGGGTCAGTCTTTAGAGACTaccttgacctttttttttttttttttttgagacagagtctcagatagagtcgcccaggctggagtgcagtggcacaatctcagctcactggaacctctgcctcccggattcgagtgattctcctgcttcagcctcccaagtaggtgggactacaggtgcccgccacctcgcccggctaattttttgtctttttagtagagatggggtttcaccgtgttagccaggatggtctcaatctcctgacctcgtgatccacccacctcagcctcccaaagtgctgggattacaggcgtgagcctccgcgcccggctgAGGTTACCTTGACTCAGCCTAGGTGGAGGAGTGTTTGTGGAAGCGGCTGTGTGACCTGAAAGGGCTGGTGGCCTTCATGTCCTGTAAGGAGAAAAACAATGAAGAGGGAAGCAAGAAGCCATCATCATGCCTCCCAGGCTGCAAATCTGGCAGAGTTCTCGGTCCTGGCTGGGAATTAGAACCACCTGGGAGGCGCTAAGGTCCACCCATCCCCAGGTACCACCAATTAAACCAACTAAATCAAAATTATTGGTGAAAGGCCTGAGCATcgttattttcttcttaaagcaTTCCAGGTGATTCCAGTAAGCATGGGGACTGAGTATCTCATTTAACAGTTGGGAAGGAAGGCTGGAAATACCACCAAACCTTTGCAAGATATCTtacatttttgtaacttttctatgTGTCATCTTTTAAAGtatttcctcctctcccttcagGGTTATCAGTGAaagtaaaatgagagaaaacaaaacaaaacaaaactctcaaTTTGAGGGAGTGGCAAGAAAGAGCTAGTAGTTAGAAGTATCCAGTCGGTTAAATGCTAAGACAGCAGTGATCAGGTGGGTGCTTAAAAAAATCCTGAtgctgctgggcgcggtggctcacgcccatgatcccggcactttgggaggctgagatggatggatcacaaggtcaagagatcaagaccatcctggccaacacggtgaaaccctgtctctactaaaaatacaaaaaaattagctaggtgtggcagtgcttgcctatagtcccagctactgaggaggctgaggcaggagaatctctcgaacccaggaggcagaggttgcagtgagccaagattgtgccactgcactccagcctggtgacggagcgagactccatctcaaaaaaaaaaaaaaattcctgatgcCTGGGTATTATCTtgagagattctgatttaattggcctGTGGGTAAATTCTGGATAACAGGAGTTTTTAGAGCTCCCACGTAAatctaatgtgcagccaaggttgagactGGCTGTAAGATACTTGTTCCATGATTGTGAGTACATTTTCCCTTGACGTCCCTAGTCAACGCTTACCAGCGGCTGAGGAACTGCTGATAATGCCGGCTTCTTGCTTTTAAAGTCTCACCTAAACACTGCACAGTCAGCCTGCACAGATGGCTTCTCATTCAGTCCTGCCTCCTCTGCTTTTCAGATCTTGGTTGAGACCAGTTAAGACCATGCCACCAACCTGTGCACTCAGTTCCCACTTTTATGaacaaaggatttaaaaatcattttggtgACCATACATACCCCCAGGCAGTCGTATCAGTCATACTGCTGCTACAGTGTATTTGATTTCTGCAACCTCCCTCATCATTCACTGCCCCAGCTCAGGCAATCGTCACTGTTCCCTTTCAGCTGCTTCCCGTCCTCTGATTCCAGACTATTCTATGCAAGGGAGTAACATTGCTTTTGAAGAACCTCTGGCCTGGCTTATTCCATGTACAATAGAGACATAGATGTTTTTTGATCTGGAGTTGGATATAAAATCTGAAAGATGACTTCAACATGGTTTTCCAAGTACATGCCTTCTTTATTTCAGGACGTATCATTAGAGCCCTTGGTCAATCTACCATGCGTAAGTCAAGGACAAGTGGAAGAACAGTGGCTGTGCAATGCAGAATCTAATTGCACCTGGCAGCAGCCAACCCACAGGCTGTGATCGCAACTTTGGTTTTAGACAGGAGCAGCAGAGGATACACACAGAAAAGCATTATTTCACAGTACGTCCTTAGTCAAAGCCCAGTATAGGGGCTTAAGTAACAATAACTGTAACAATGTATTGAACAAGGAATGTTGAATTGATACTTCAGAGTGTGGTCCCTCACCTTGGAGAAATGTACTCGACTGGTCTTTCTGACATCCACAATCATGGATACCTTCTCGCTGATTCTTGCCACAGCTTTGCTTGACCTTTATTATGTCTAGAAGCCTTTAAACCTATgtgtttttgtttcgttttatttttttgagacggagctttgctctgtcacccaggctggagtgcaatggtgcaatctcggctcactgcagcctccacctcccgagttcaagctattctcctgccccagcctcctgagtagctggaattacaggcgcccgccaccacacccaactaatttttgtagtagagacggggtttcactatgttggacaggctggtctcaaactcctgatctcagatgacacacccgccttggcctcccaaactgctgggattacaggcatgagccaccgcccccggcctagGTTATGTTTTAAATGCATTCTAGTTTCTCTGGATTTCTATTTTGGAACCTGCTTATTAGTTTGGGACGATCCCTCAGAGAGCAATAGGAAAGTTTCATCTAAATCTAACTGTATTCATAGAGGAAGccttgtgtgttttttaaaacaaagtttttgtttatatttaaggtATGGAACATGATGTCATGAGAATGGTTACTGTagtgaaacaaattaacatattctCACAGTTCCCCATTTCTCCCCAGTGGTGAGGACAGCTGTAATCTACTCAGCAACAATCCTGAATGCAATATACTTTATTAACTATAGTTCTCATGTTGTTCCAAGTATTCTGAGCTTTTCAGCTAGCAGAAGATGAGAGGGACAAGGTGGTGGTGGCCCTGGGCATCTCAACCACAAGCAAGGTGAAGGCATTGAGGTGATGGAGGAGGTCAACGAGTGAGGCACGGCGTGGGGAGTCGCCATGGGGCTTTGAACATAAAtggtttaaaatgttaatgtgaaCTGAGTGAACTGATACCTCCCCTGCTGGGACATGTCCTTACAGGAACTCATGGAGCCAGAAGCTGGGACCAACAGGACTGCTGTTGCTGAGTTCATTCTGCTGGGCCTGGTGCAAACAGAAGAGATGCAGTCTGTGGTCTTTGTGCTCTTCCTCTTTGCCTATCTGGTCACAATTGGGGGCAACCTCAGCATCCTGGCAGCTGTCTTGGTGGAGCGGTGCGGTGGCTCCTTGTCCACACCCCCATGTACTTCTTCCTGGGGAACCTATCAGTGCTGGATGTCGGATGTATCACTGTCACTGTTCCTGCAATGTTGGGTCGTCTCTTGTCCCACAAGTGCACAATTTCCTATGatgcctgcctctcccagctctttttcttctgccttctggCTGGGGTGGACTGCTTCCTGCTGACCGCCATGGCCTATGACCGATTCCTGGCCATCTGCCGGCCCCTCACCTACAGCACCCGCATGAATCAGACAGTCGAGAGGATGTTGGTGGCTGCATCCTGGACTTGTGCTTTCACCAACGCACTGATCCACACTATTGCCTTAACTACCCTCAACTTCTGTGGCCCCAATGTGATCAGTCGCTTCTACTGTGACCTCCCCCAGCTTTTCCGGCTCTCCTGCTCCAGCACGCAATTCAATGAGCTGCTGCTCTTTGCTGTGGGTTTCATCATGGCAGGTGCACCTTTGGTTCTCATCATCACTTCCTACAGCCATGTGGCAGCTGCATGTTCTAGGAATCCATTCAGTGGAGGGCCGGAAGAAGGCCTTCTCCACCTGTGGCTCCCACCTcactgtggtttgtcttttctaTGGAACAGGTATTTTCAGCTACATGAGACTGGGTTCAGAGGAGGCTTTGGACAAGGATAAAGGGGTTGGAGTTTTCAACACTGTTATCAACCCTACGCTGAACCCTCTTATCTATAGCCTCAGAAACTCTGATGTTCAGGGTGCTCTGTGGCGAATATTTTTGGGGAGGAGATCACTGACCTGAGAGGTGATGGGGTCCTTCCTTTCCTGCCTTTTCTGGACTGAGAAAAATTTCCCATGAAGACAGTAACCAGGAAAAATTCAGCCAGA
It includes:
- the LOC104677245 gene encoding LOW QUALITY PROTEIN: olfactory receptor 3A2 (The sequence of the model RefSeq protein was modified relative to this genomic sequence to represent the inferred CDS: deleted 3 bases in 2 codons), whose amino-acid sequence is MSLQELMEPEAGTNRTAVAEFILLGLVQTEEMQSVVFVLFLFAYLVTIGGNLSILAAVLVERRWLLVHTPMYFFLGNLSVLDVGCITVTVPAMLGRLLSHKCTISYDACLSQLFFFCLLAGVDCFLLTAMAYDRFLAICRPLTYSTRMNQTVERMLVAASWTCAFTNALIHTIALTTLNFCGPNVISRFYCDLPQLFRLSCSSTQFNELLLFAVGFIMAGAPLVLIITSYSHVAAAVLGIHSVEGRKKAFSTCGSHLTVVCLFYGTGIFSYMRLGSEEALDKDKGVGVFNTVINPTLNPLIYSLRNSDVQGALWRIFLGRRSLT